The genomic segment TCCTGTGCATGGGTGTGGACTGTGGCTGTTCTGGGAGCATGTTCACCTCATCTGAGGTGCCGGGGCCCAGGTTCACGTAGGTTGCTGGCAGCTTCACATAATGATCCCCAAGTAGTGCAGACACTATCCGCTCCACTTCCCCTACTAGTGCTCCAAAGGTAGGTCTCGCTGCTGGGTCTGCCTCCCAGCATCGCTGCATCACTTGGTacctgtggggaggagggggatgtCAGGGGCAGTGTGCACCTCCACCCAGGGATTCCAGGCCACCCCTCTGCCGTTAAACCACATAGGAATGAGGATAGGTGACAGGGCCTAGTGTCCAGCATTGCCCAAACAGGGGCAGCTCTTCTCATCACTATGATTGCTGTTTCATTCCTGCCTTCCCACCATGGCAGAGGTTCAATTACCTCAGCGGTTAAGAGCTTGGGCTCCTGTGCCCTATGGCCTGGGCTGTGCAAtcttggacaagtttcttaacctctctgtgcctctgggtCCTCCTCTGGTCATAGAAAAGTGGAGGCATAGGGTGAAGAGGATGCCTATGAAGTGCTTAGCACACAGCCCAGCTTACAAACTATCATGGTTATCACAGGTCTTTCACAAGGGAAGCCTGGGTTCagtgaaataagaattaaaagtcTTGAAGCAAGAGCAGTGTGGTACCACCAGTGGCACCATGGTTCCCAAGAAGAAGTTGTCTGGGTTTGCCTGGTGGGTCCTAGTGCATGACCTGTTACCTTGGGGGTGTTATCCCTGCCTTAAATCATACTCTAAGTGCCCTATACACAGCATCTCATATAATCCTCAGACTCTCTGAGGGTAGTACTGTTATTAcgtactttacagatgaggaaactgaggcctagagaagagAAGGGACTTGCCCTAGCGAATTGGACACTCTGGTGTGCCACCCAGATCCCCGTATTATTCTCCCAGTGCTGGGAGTGTTGCCTGCTGATGGCTCTTGGCTTAGGCCCTCTGTAGGCCCCAGACAGAAGAGAACTGCCTCTGCCAAGCTCATACCGCTTCACCAGGGACAGCCTATGACCAGTAACTGACTCATGCCTGGTACAAAGACCTGGTCTCAATTTCGAAGGGCTATCCCAGCTCAAGCAGTCCCTATGGGATAGGCTAGAGCCTCTGCATCACAGCACAACTTCTCCCTCCGCCCAGTCCTGCTTCCCTTGCCCCCAACCGACCAACAAACCTCCCAAACATAAATCTCCATCTGAGTCTGTTTCAGGGAGCCCAACCTGGATGCAGGTAGGCAGTAAAGTTAATTTCCATTCCTTCAAACCAGAAGTATTAGTGAagtgaataataaaaatcaaacccAAGGCAAGTAGGGCTGTGAGGAAGGTCTACTCACATCCTTTCTGGAGCATAGCCTGAGACAGGAGATATCAATTACTTTTACCTGTGATCTGGTTCTTCCTGTTCTAACTACATGGACCTGGACCCAGCTGAGGCATGCCTGCTACTTATGAAGCTGAACCTCGGCACCAAACCCACCCCACAGGCACTGAGGACAACACAGCTGCCATCATTCCTCCGGGAATGGGGAATCTGAAACTATATCAGTGACAAAAATTCCTGATCTGCAGATACAGAGGGGGCTACTGTGGGAGCTAATGGAATCTTTCCTTGAGGTTGAGTGGAAAAGATGGTAAACAGCCCCCCTTAGCGGGAGTGGGGGAAGAGTGCTAGGAAATCAAATCTCTGGCCTCAACCCAGATGCTTGAGTTCAGAATGCTGTTACCATGGCAACTGTGAGGTCCTCCCAGTGTCCTgccctgcatgggggtgggaccagcccacagatgaagaaactcagtGAGGCCCACGGAGTGTCCCTTTCCCGGTCAACTAGAGGGTCAGTCAGAAAGCCAGGTGCTTCCCGCCCCTTCCTTATCTCTGGGGTACAGCTCCCTCCCCACTACCACCTCCACATACTCACAGAGAATTGGGGCAATACTCAGGCTGGGGCAGGCGCCGACCCTGGGTGAGGAAGTGGGTGAGGTCGAAAGGGTCGATGTGGGGGTATGGTGGGGCGCCCCGTGTCAGCAGTTCCCATAGCAGCACACCAAACGACCACTGTGGGAAGGGGGAGGTAAGGGGACTCAACTCTCACCCCAAATTTGGAGGCAGGTGCCCCCCCCACCTCTACCTCCCAAACTCCTCAGCTAGAAATAGGGGACCCAGCCCTCCACTGAGACCTCATTCCTTGATATTTCACAAGTATCTTCCCTTTGTCTCCTCCCACCACCTCATCCTGCCCAGAGATGGGGCTGGGCAGACCCTGGATTATCTGTGAAGAGCCAATGAGTTCACAGCTTCCTCTTGCCCTGGCAGGTGTCAGATTCCATCTGACATCTGCCCAGGAGGTGGGCAAATAGGCTGTGGGGGTTGCCCAGCCTGGGGATTCCCTGGGCTCCAATCATCTAGAGCTGAGGGCGCTGAGGCCATGTGGATGCTCGGGCGGGTGGGGGCCTCACCACATCAGACTTGGTGGTAAATCTATAGGTCTGCAGGCTCTCCAGTGCCATCCACTTGACAGGTAGGCGAGCATGGCGGTGCTGTTGAACACTATAGTACTCTTTGTCCAGGACGTCGCGGGCCAGACCAAAGTCAGCCACTTTGACTGTGAATGACTCATCCAGCCTGGAAGGAAGTCCCACTTAGTACTCCCCCTACCAGGCCCTGAACCCATCTGCTCCAGGCCCTTATAGAATTTCAGAGCCACAGTGTCCAGTCTAAGCCTGCACCAGGCAGACAgaaaaattgaggcccagagaggggaggacATGCCCAGGGCTGCACAGCAAAGGCTAGAGTGGGCCCTTCCCTAAGGTGGCCTTGGGCAGCTGCATACCCCTGTACCCTGCCCCCTTTGCTTCACCCCAGTTACTCTGGCCTCTCACATGCAGTTCCGCGCAGCCAGATCCCTGTGCACAAACTTCTGCTCTGCTAGGTACTCCATGCCACAGGCTACCTGCAGGCCAAAGCTGATGAGGTCCTTCACGGTGGGGTTCTGGGGGCACAGGGAGTTTGGTGGGCAAGGGCAGAGAAGCTTCATCTCCAGCTGTTGTCCAAGCCCCCCAACCCAACACCAGCTGAGCACTGACCCGCTGAGGTGAGCGGATGAAATGGAGCAGGTCTCCGTGGCACATATAGGGCAGCAGCACATGGGGTAGCCCCTCAGGTGGCAATGTGATACCAATGAGAGCCATCACATTCGGATGGTGCAGACCACGCATTAGCAGTCCCTCTCGAAGGAAGGCCTCCACCTCCTGCACCTCTGTGATGCCTGTAGAGCGTTGAGTCAGGCCTAGGGCAGGGAGGCCCTTTACAAAGGTCAGGTTGGCAATGAGAAATAAAGGTCTGCTGCTCAGGGTCTCTCAGTAAGGTGGTAGCACAGCAGGAACAAGAATCCTCACAGCCTGGGGctcttccccctgccctcccagccctgtgCCACTTACGACTCAGTGACTTGATGGCACAATGGATTCGATTCTGGACCTGGTCTGTGTATTCTCCATGGTAGACAACTCCAAAGTGGCCTGGTGAGAGGGATGTGATGAGAGGGGCTCTGTACCCAAGGCTCACGCCACACCTTCTCATTGGCAACCAGACCTCAGAGCACCAAACTGGTCAATCTGACATTAAAAACAAGCAGTGGaaaccaggcacagtggtgtgtacctgtagtcacagccagtcaggaggctgaggcaggaggattgcttgagcccaggagtttgaggccagcctgggcaacaagcatGAACCTcactctaaaaataagaaaattaaaagaaaaaaaagaaacaagcagcAGCTGCATGATGGCagtgcctgcaatcctcccatgtccaCTCAGTCCACACCAGAACCCACTGGAGATAGAACTCTTCTAATCTCtttttcacagatgagcaaatggaggctcagaggggttcAGTGGTATACCCATGGTCACACAGGTTGTTGACAAGGCCAGAGCAGAGTCTGACCCAACTTTCCCCTGTGCCTATGTCATCTCAGGACTTcatctctgccccagccccacctggcccccACACCTTTGCCAATGATTCGGTCACTATGGGTGACCACCCGTTCATGGGGAATCAGCACATCCTTGACCTCAGCCAAGAGCACAGAGTCCAGGTCCCTGAGCCGGATGGACTTTGTCTGTAGCAGTGGGACACAGGATCCATCCTCGATGTCTGAGAAGGAAGTTCTGTGGACCCGAGTGGTGGAATCCAGACCATCAACAGCAGAGAGTGCTGTGGGAAGAGGGAGTGAGGGGCTTGTGGAGAGAGGGGTGGCCCTAGCTTCTAGGGCTTCTACCATCTCACCAAGGCCATTTCTGCAGTCAGAGCCCAAGCGGAGCATGGGCAGGCACATGGCTCCAGTGGTCTGGTCTCGGGATGCCAGGTCATCCAGGTTGGGAAAAAGAACTGTGGAAAGACAGCCCCTGCTGGCCAGGCTTTCCAAGCTCCTAGGGGCTGGCCCCCACTGGGGAAGTGTAGAAGATCCATCCCCAAGGCCTAGGCATAGTTTGGGAGTAGGGGCTGAGTCAGGGTAGGAGTGGAGAGCTCACCTAGTTGCTTCCTCCGCCGCCAGTAGTTGAAGACCAGCACAGTGACTAGTGCAGCCACAAGCAGGAGCAAGGCCAGCAGGATACCAAGGAGCGTGCTCTGTGGGACCCCCTCTGGGCCCCGCCGCACCACCCTACCCAGGATGTGACATTCACCATCCACACAGACCTAGGGACAGGTGGCAGTTCAGGCCTAGCCTGCAGGCCTGTGGCCCATGTTTCCCATGGAGGGCCAGCTGGGCTGCCTACCTTCAATGGGACACCATCCCTGCCAAgatgcagggagggaggcagggggcagACAACCACGTCCCCCAGGAGCTTGTGCTGGCAGCTCTTACCACCCACGGTCACGTTCACATCCACGCAGTCAGCCACAGCGCCCAATCCAATATACTGCAGAGACAGTCATGAAGACCAACCAGTAGCCCCCAACCTCCTGATCCCCCATTgtccctgccccatcccccacACTTACCTCGAACTTAACAGCATGTTCCTCAGGTTTCAGCAGGGTTAGGTTGGCACTGGGTGGATGGGGTTGGGATAGGAAGCGAAAGCCAGGCAGTGTAAAGCCAGCAGCTCCATCCCCCCAAGCACTCAGATTCCCTGTCACCCACCCCTGGGGGGCTCGGACCACATATTCAGGCAGGCGGCACTGCTGCTGCTCCGGAAGCTTCCCCTCACACTGCTGGGACCCACATAAGAGTGGTTAGCCAGGCATCCCACCTATGGCTGCCCCAGTCTTCTCAGCCCAACATGGGGTGGGGCTGAAGCTCAGGGGACGGGCccagccttcctccctcctggccAGCGCCTGCTCACCCTGTTCTCCACTGCCTTAAGCCCATCATGGAATGACAGCACTAGGTGCCATGCTGAAGTCAGATGTTGGCCACGGATGGTAACATGGGAGCCACTGTGGAAAGGGCAGGGTGGTAGTCTTTGGGTGTTCTCTGAGGCTGGCTCCCTCATTCCCCAGAGACCAGAGTAAGCAAGGAGGTGGCACTTACGTGTAGCCACAGTTGGGGCTGATGCTCAACACAATGGGGTTTTCCCTGTAGTGGAAGGTCCAGGAACCAGGCACCTTGGCATCCCCCACTAGCAGGCTAAGGGGCACACTGGCCGTGGCACCCCCAGGGGGTGTGGTACATACAAGCTGTTCCTCAATGACCCTGCAGGAATGAAGAATTGGGTTCAGGGGTACCCCTCTTTTGATGGGATTTGCCAATCACTCCCAGTTCCATTGTTAGTCATATCCCCCACCTGCCCACACTCTATGGATCTGTCTGAAGATAGGGTGGTCCCAGTAAGATCGCCAAAAGGGCAGGGAAGGAACAGGTTCCCAACAGCCTTGGCTGGAGCTAGTGGACTCTGTGATGGGTTCTCTTGCCTCTAGGCTGGAGGGGGCAGTAGACCCTTCTTCCTAAACCTGCTCCCCACACTGACCATGTGATGGAACCCTCTTCCCTCCATCCTGACAGGATCCAGGCTCCCACCTGGTGAGGCTGGCTGGTGGTACTTACCGTTCTAGCAGGCACTCAGTCCCATTGACCAGCACAGCCCGGCTGGTGCCTACAGACAGGCCCCGGCCTTCAAGGGTGAGACAGGTACCCCCTGCCCGTGGGCCAAAGAGGGGTTGCACTGCTGTCAGCACAGGCTCCTACGAGGGAATAGAGGTGGCTTAGGTAGAACAGGCCCTCCACTCCAAGCCTTTCCCTTCCTATACCACCCACTGGTCAAGGGCATATACAGGGCAAGGTGGCCTCACCACGAAAGAGAAGCCTCCCAGCACGGAGGTGCCGTCTACACGGAAGTGCTTGCCTGGTGGCATGTTAGTCACGGTGAGGCTGATGTTGGTAGGCCCCGCTGCCTGGGTCCTCAAGGGCTCCAGCTTACACTGCAGCTCCTCTACAAAACCCTGCTGGGGCACTGGGCTGGAGCACCAGGGGAACCCCTGCAATCAGCCGGGAATCACACAGGCCTGGCTGCATGCTCACCACAAGTCCCAGGGCTTCTCTGAGCCTGAGAATGACATTTCTCCACCCATGCTTCCCTCCAAGGCAGGGAGGATCTGGTGGGCCAGAGATTAACCTTGCTTGGTCCATGAGTCAACAGACAAATAGGGCATGTGCACACTCAAAAAGGGACAGGACATCTCCCCAGACACAAAGCAGCAAGAGCCACTGCAGCATGCCCACTACCCCCTTGCCCCTGACAAGCAGAAGACAGAGTCTCATAGGGAAAGAGCAGCCTGGTTGCCCCATCAGGGATAAGGGAGGGACCAAGTTGTACCTGAGTTTTGTGGTGTCCTTGGGCAGCAGCCGACAGGGACTTTGGCCCACGGTGATGTGATGGGTTCCTTCAGGCACCAGACCAGCAGGGTGCAGGTAGAAGTTGGAGCCACACAAGGTCAGCCTTGTGCTGCCCCTTAGGGGTCCACTGTGGGGGTAGAACTGAAATGGGAGGAACAGATAGCCTGAGTCCTTTTGTGGGGTTGGGCTCTCTCAGCCCCCTCTGCTTCTCCCAAAGTCTCCCACCAAAACCCTTTGTTTGCCCCATACTCTAGCCACTCTGGGTCACTTGATAGTCCTCATTCAAGCCCATTCCTGCCTCCAAGTCTTTGCATGTGCCATTCCCTCTGCCAAAAATGCCCTCATTGCAGATACTGAGGACACTCCACGCCTGAGGAAGACTGTGGTCAAGACTTGCTGACCACAACCCAGGCCCAGCTTGTCCCACCCTTACCTGTTCCCTGCTAGGGAAGCCATACCTCAGTAAGCTCAGGCAGGCAGTAGTCTTGTTGCCATGAGCCAGGACACTCCTTCTGCCGGCCACACATGCTTCCACACCAGCCACAGCCCATGAAGCGCTGTGCCCGCAAGCAACTTCTGCAGGTGAGGAAGTGGCGGCAGCCAGGACCCCGGATAGGTATCTGGAAGACCTTGGGGTGGCAGATAGGCGGCTCAGGGGTGGCTGGAGGGTGGGGACTGGGCCCTCTAGACCTTCCTCATCCCATTGTAGACTGGGGTGGTGACACCCATATGTCAATGCCTCCCTGGATTAGATGGAAAGGCTGTACTCCCACAGCCCTGGCTCCAGGCCCTGACCCTACCCACCTCACCTGGTCCCCAGAGGCAAAGAGTAGGTGATCCCCAAGGCGACTGACATCGCGCTGCACGGGCTGCCTATTGCTGTCCAGTGAGAAGTTGGACACATACCGCAAGTAGTTGAGTGATCTGGCCAGCTCCACCTAGGACAGGTCAGCTGTGAGCACAATGGGGATAGGGACAGGgatccaggggctgggggggtgTGGGGATGAGAACCTACCTGCAGGATACGCCCATCAGTTGTACCCATGTGGGCCACTGTGACATTGTCAAGGCGTGTCACGTGCAACGCAGTGACCTGCACTGGTCCCAGTAGCCCATTGAATAGGTCCACACGCATGaggcttctactgaccagcagaGGGAAGTGGCGGCAGCTGGTATTGGAGCTGGGGGCCTCCAGGACAGGCTGGGGAGGGTCAGGGAAGGGAAAGAGTCAGGGTTCAGCCCTGTGCACTGACCCTTGGGGGCCTTTGTCAGTGACCACAGCAGGCCAACTCCCACTCATCACCTGGCCTGACTGGacctgcctccaccccacccacagAGCTCTCAGAGTAGCAAGGGCAGGGAAGAAGGCCCAGGCTGGAAGGCCAGCTCCCCTTACTTCCTGCCGTACCCTGCCATGTCCATTCTGATAATGAGTTACTGAGTCTCACAGACTCAACCCCATTCTATCCTTACAACCACACTGTAGAGTGCGTGCTCTCAACAaacccatcttacagatgaggaaataggctcAAAGAGATTTGGTCGCTCGTCCAAGGCCTCATAGCCCCCAAGAGAGGACCCAGGTTGGAAGTCTGAGCTCTTAACCAGAGtcctctccagcccctgctggTTCTGCTCTGCCTCTCCAGTGTGCACTTCAGCAAACTCTGTACCCTcagggcttcagtttccccacttgCTAAACTCTGAGGTTAACTGGCCAGCACAAGGTTGGTAACATAATCCTTCTCCCTGAGCCTCCAAAGGTCTTCCTGTACCCCTGGCTGCTACTTATACCTTCTTCGGGGTACAGAAGGGATAAACCAAGACCCTACAGCCTGGGTGTCAGAGTAGGCCCTGGAGGGTAGGAGACACTAAACTGTCCTATGCTCTTAGCAAGGGAGTGTTTTGGGGACGCACTCATGCCCCAAGGCAGGACTGTGGAAACTTCTGGGGAACCAGAAAGCGAGGGTATGAATTTGAGGTACTGGAGCTGGGTGCGAGGTGCAAGCAGGGCTCAGTAGCCAGCCCTAGGTGCTCCAGGCTCTCCCTCACCAGCCCTGAGGGCACTCCTTAAGGCAGGAGCCTCTGAAGCCCCCATCAGACCACATTGGATTAACCCAGTCCCGACACTTTGGTGCTGATCAGTAGTCCTGGGAGCAAAAGCAGGTGCAGAGCTGGGCCTAGAAACCCCACATACCCTGGGTCTGTAGCCTGGGTGGGTGGGGACTGGAACTTTGTCCTCACTTGAGGCCGGAAAGCAGCTTGGCCCTAGCGAGAAGCCTACCAGGTGTTTTTCGCATGACTCAGGGACAGGTGGGGCTTGGAGgctgaaaagaggctctgccctGGCCAGGCCCACACCCCTTGCCTGCTCCTCCCTAGGCCCCAGGGCCTTAGCTCTGAGTTCCCAGGATTGTCTAGGGGCCCCTGACTGACTCCTGAAAGTGCTTTTATGTGTCCAATGTCCCACTGAGGACCTGCACCCTACCTGAGCCCATGGAGGACAGGTACCAGCTCTGAGTCCCTCAGGCTTCCTGTGGCCAACCACTAGAAGCATGCAGTGCGTGCTGCCCCAGTGGCTGCATGCCCAGAGTCACTGAACAAACACTGGTTCACACACCTCCTGGGGGCCTGGCCAGCCTGTGGGTAGGGCCCAAGGTTAGTGCCTGGAGCCTGGCACTGCCCAGTAGTACTGGGTGTCTTCTGACCTTCTGACCACTGGCCACACTGGGGAGAGATTCTGACTCcccagagggaaggagaaggggccaggcagggctgctCAAGTACAGACAACAAGTCCTCACCCCTAGGGCCTCTCAATCCTGATGTACCCAGAGGAGGAAGGCTGAAGATCCCCCACTTCACACTGGGTGTAATTTCTTCTCCCACTTCTGAGGCATCAGTAGGAGCTAAAGTCAGCTGAGAATGTCACAGCAGGGCCAGGAACACAGGACGGAGACTCTTAGAGCAGTGGGTGTGGGTCCCATTCCTTTGTTCTAATCTCTTATAATCTTGAGTGGGACTGTTTCAATGGCTTAAAGGAATCAGTTTTGGTTTTGTCTTCAGGGTAGCATTTTAAGGAACATCTTGTTTATTTCTACTGCCGCTCCCCACGCCATGGCTGGAGAGAACCTGGGCAGGGTCTGTTGGAAGGAGCCCTCAGTTAAGCGTGGACTGGGAGACTTCCTGTCTAGGGTAGGGCCTCAACTATCGTGGAAGGAAGTCTGAGGTAGACCAATTCCAACCAGCCCCTCCTAGGCCTTTACTCATCCCTAGATGTTTATAGTTGCTTGCACAAGACTGGGTGAGGCTCCCAGAACCTTCTAGAGCCAAGCTGCCTTCCCACATGTCCCAAGTCCTTCCCCAATCACCCTATGGAGAATGGGTTAGTGAAGTCCAGGCCACACAGGGTCCCCAACAAGTTCCCAGACTTCCAAGGCCCTGGAGGCTCCCTAGAAcctggtggggatggggggaaaTTCTCTGACaattcctgccccaccccctttgGAAAGCAGAGCAAAACAAGGGAAAGCGAAACTGTGCTGGCAAGCAACTGTGAGTCTGTGTGAATCTGTGAGCCTCTGCCTGTGTATTTGTGCCTGTGGGGGGATGGTATTTTTCTGAGTATGAGTGGTGGGTGGCTAGAAGGGGATGTTCATCATTCTACTCAGAGTTTGAGAGCTGTGCTGGCAGAGAGACAGCTATGGTGCAATCCCATCCTCACATAACCAAAGAAACTACCTAAAAAAATCAGAGACCATGATGGATGGGAAGGTGAAAGAGCAAaatgaggcaggggcaggggccagaCAGCCTTGCTAGGAGATGTGCCTCAAGTGTGGCCTTTGGCTGATTTCTCACACCACCCCCAGCATTTAGGAACTGGGTGAAAGAGAATGCTTCTCtctgcctgccctccccctcccagtcCCTGTCAACGATGGAGGGAAGCAGCCTGTGTTCAGCCACCTGCACACTGCTCACAGGTGAGGGCCCCTTGTTTCTGCTCACCGGGTTGGGGCAAAAACTGGGCGACTGGAAGAAGTCAAGGCCTCGCCGGAGGCCTGGGTGCACTGGGGACTCACAACAGCGTTCCACACCCTCATCGATTAGGGTATCCAGCAGGTCAATGGGGAAGTTACAGACGACAGAGTGGGGGTCCACACCAGGGCTGCCATCCCTGCCAGCCACGAAGACCCCAAACAGCACTTCCTGGCCTTCAGCGATGCTCAGCTCAGCGGCCAGCTGGGCGCCCACTGGAGCTGAGTGGGCCGCCTGCAGCACTGGGTAGGGCTGTCCACCCTCTGGGGCCCCACGGCGCCGGCGTTTAGGAGCAAAGTGGCAGTCCAGGACCAGCTCCCGGTAGTCGCCCAGGTCTGTCTCAGTGGCGCTGAGCCGCACCAGGCGTGTGTGCAGAGCACGAGGAGCGTCTGTCACACTGGTTGGCTGCACAGTCAGGAAGTAGACGAAGGCTCCCGAACGGAAGCTGTGCACGTATTCGATATGGTAGGAGGCGAGGTACTTGGGCAGCACTGACAGCGCGGCAAAGCCAGGTGCGAATCCTGAGGCGTCAGCCTTGAGGCGCCTGATGGACACCGATCGCGGGCTGAAGCTGGCAGCCACGGCTGTGTCCAGTGAGGATGCCACGTAGAAGTAGGAGGCCTGGCCTTGCTCAACCACGGTCACGCGGGTGCCCAGTGGGCTGGCCACACAGTCAGGGCAGTCCTCCGGCCGGTTGTGGTGGGCTGAAAAGAGGCAGGATGGCGCTGCCAGGTGCAGGGCTGTCCCGCCTGGCTCCAGCTCATGCAGGAAGCAGCGGCCCTGCAGGCTTGAGCCACAGCTGACCAGCGCGGGCAGTGCTGGCTCCAGCACCAGTACTTGCGTGTCTGTGTCGCCTGGTGGGCCGTGGGAGTCTGCACCACAGGCCGCACACGTCTCGCAGCCAGGGTCTCCAGCAGGGCCTGTGGCCAGGGTCTCCACAGACTGCAGGTCAGGCCCAAGCACGTGTAGGCGATTGCGTGTGGCCACAAACACGGCACTCCCATCCCTGCCGCCTTCATAGGTCGCCAAGGCCTGTACTGGGCCGCCGGCGGAGAAGCTGGGCACCACGTACTTCACGTCAAAGTCTCGGGAGGCCGCGTAGGGGGTGCGCGGGCACTGCCAGTCCCGGCCCGCTGTGGGCAcagcaggcagcagcagcagcaacaggaagGACTGAAGCAGTGGTGGGAGGAGCTCCATCAAGCCTGAACTGGGTCCCTCAGGGACCCCTGGGGGTCTGACTCCAGAGATCTGGGCCGAGCCAGCATTAAGCAGCAGCCCGGAGAGCCCCAGGGGCGGCCGACCCCCGCCCCGCGTTCCTGTGAAACCcgaccccctcccctgccctcaggtCTGAGCACCCGAAGCCTGCGGACACACAGGCAAGGAATAGAACAGCTGCTCACCTGCCGCCCGGGCTGCCGCTTCAAGCTGGCGCTTAGAGCTAAACCGACCCGACGGCGCCGGGCGGGCGGGCGgtaggggcggggcggggcctggcggtaggggcggggccgcgcggaaggctgggcccagcccaggccttcCGCGCAGCCAACTCTTCCGGCCCTTGCAAGCCTGGCTCCTACAGCTCCGGGACCCTTTTTCTCAGTGGCCTGGAGAGAGGTGAGCAGGTCTGAGCTGTCCCATCCCGACCCCTCACAACCGACTGGGTCGAGGTGAGAAGGAGACTACACTTAGCTCTTTTCTTCAGGTGAAGCTAGTTTACAGCTTACAGCAACACCCTCAGACACTGGTTCCCAGAGGCAGCCTGGGGGGCCCACCGTGTGGGGAACAAAGGCTAGGAACATGTGGAAGACCAGAGAGGAGCTGTGGGGGACCCCAACAAGGGATAGTGTGGGGTGTCACCCTTTGTGG from the Eulemur rufifrons isolate Redbay chromosome 7, OSU_ERuf_1, whole genome shotgun sequence genome contains:
- the MST1R gene encoding macrophage-stimulating protein receptor isoform X2, encoding MELLPPLLQSFLLLLLLPAVPTAGRDWQCPRTPYAASRDFDVKYVVPSFSAGGPVQALATYEGGRDGSAVFVATRNRLHVLGPDLQSVETLATGPAGDPGCETCAACGADSHGPPGDTDTQVLVLEPALPALVSCGSSLQGRCFLHELEPGGTALHLAAPSCLFSAHHNRPEDCPDCVASPLGTRVTVVEQGQASYFYVASSLDTAVAASFSPRSVSIRRLKADASGFAPGFAALSVLPKYLASYHIEYVHSFRSGAFVYFLTVQPTSVTDAPRALHTRLVRLSATETDLGDYRELVLDCHFAPKRRRRGAPEGGQPYPVLQAAHSAPVGAQLAAELSIAEGQEVLFGVFVAGRDGSPGVDPHSVVCNFPIDLLDTLIDEGVERCCESPVHPGLRRGLDFFQSPSFCPNPPVLEAPSSNTSCRHFPLLVSRSLMRVDLFNGLLGPVQVTALHVTRLDNVTVAHMGTTDGRILQVELARSLNYLRYVSNFSLDSNRQPVQRDVSRLGDHLLFASGDQVFQIPIRGPGCRHFLTCRSCLRAQRFMGCGWCGSMCGRQKECPGSWQQDYCLPELTEFYPHSGPLRGSTRLTLCGSNFYLHPAGLVPEGTHHITVGQSPCRLLPKDTTKLSPVPQQGFVEELQCKLEPLRTQAAGPTNISLTVTNMPPGKHFRVDGTSVLGGFSFVEPVLTAVQPLFGPRAGGTCLTLEGRGLSVGTSRAVLVNGTECLLERVIEEQLVCTTPPGGATASVPLSLLVGDAKVPGSWTFHYRENPIVLSISPNCGYTGSHVTIRGQHLTSAWHLVLSFHDGLKAVENRCEGKLPEQQQCRLPEYVVRAPQGWVTGNLSAWGDGAAGFTLPGFRFLSQPHPPSANLTLLKPEEHAVKFEYIGLGAVADCVDVNVTVGGKSCQHKLLGDVVVCPLPPSLHLGRDGVPLKVCVDGECHILGRVVRRGPEGVPQSTLLGILLALLLLVAALVTVLVFNYWRRRKQLVLFPNLDDLASRDQTTGAMCLPMLRLGSDCRNGLALSAVDGLDSTTRVHRTSFSDIEDGSCVPLLQTKSIRLRDLDSVLLAEVKDVLIPHERVVTHSDRIIGKGHFGVVYHGEYTDQVQNRIHCAIKSLSRITEVQEVEAFLREGLLMRGLHHPNVMALIGITLPPEGLPHVLLPYMCHGDLLHFIRSPQRNPTVKDLISFGLQVACGMEYLAEQKFVHRDLAARNCMLDESFTVKVADFGLARDVLDKEYYSVQQHRHARLPVKWMALESLQTYRFTTKSDVWSFGVLLWELLTRGAPPYPHIDPFDLTHFLTQGRRLPQPEYCPNSLYQVMQRCWEADPAARPTFGALVGEVERIVSALLGDHYVKLPATYVNLGPGTSDEVNMLPEQPQSTPMHRSTWRPRPLSEPPRPT
- the MST1R gene encoding macrophage-stimulating protein receptor isoform X3, whose protein sequence is MELLPPLLQSFLLLLLLPAVPTAGRDWQCPRTPYAASRDFDVKYVVPSFSAGGPVQALATYEGGRDGSAVFVATRNRLHVLGPDLQSVETLATGPAGDPGCETCAACGADSHGPPGDTDTQVLVLEPALPALVSCGSSLQGRCFLHELEPGGTALHLAAPSCLFSAHHNRPEDCPDCVASPLGTRVTVVEQGQASYFYVASSLDTAVAASFSPRSVSIRRLKADASGFAPGFAALSVLPKYLASYHIEYVHSFRSGAFVYFLTVQPTSVTDAPRALHTRLVRLSATETDLGDYRELVLDCHFAPKRRRRGAPEGGQPYPVLQAAHSAPVGAQLAAELSIAEGQEVLFGVFVAGRDGSPGVDPHSVVCNFPIDLLDTLIDEGVERCCESPVHPGLRRGLDFFQSPSFCPNPPVLEAPSSNTSCRHFPLLVSRSLMRVDLFNGLLGPVQVTALHVTRLDNVTVAHMGTTDGRILQVELARSLNYLRYVSNFSLDSNRQPVQRDVSRLGDHLLFASGDQVFQIPIRGPGCRHFLTCRSCLRAQRFMGCGWCGSMCGRQKECPGSWQQDYCLPELTEFYPHSGPLRGSTRLTLCGSNFYLHPAGLVPEGTHHITVGQSPCRLLPKDTTKLSPVPQQGFVEELQCKLEPLRTQAAGPTNISLTVTNMPPGKHFRVDGTSVLGGFSFVEPVLTAVQPLFGPRAGGTCLTLEGRGLSVGTSRAVLVNGTECLLERVIEEQLVCTTPPGGATASVPLSLLVGDAKVPGSWTFHYRENPIVLSISPNCGYTGSHVTIRGQHLTSAWHLVLSFHDGLKAVENRCEGKLPEQQQCRLPEYVVRAPQGWVTGNLSAWGDGAAGFTLPGFRFLSQPHPPSANLTLLKPEEHAVKFEVCVDGECHILGRVVRRGPEGVPQSTLLGILLALLLLVAALVTVLVFNYWRRRKQLVLFPNLDDLASRDQTTGAMCLPMLRLGSDCRNGLALSAVDGLDSTTRVHRTSFSDIEDGSCVPLLQTKSIRLRDLDSVLLAEVKDVLIPHERVVTHSDRIIGKGHFGVVYHGEYTDQVQNRIHCAIKSLSRITEVQEVEAFLREGLLMRGLHHPNVMALIGITLPPEGLPHVLLPYMCHGDLLHFIRSPQRNPTVKDLISFGLQVACGMEYLAEQKFVHRDLAARNCMLDESFTVKVADFGLARDVLDKEYYSVQQHRHARLPVKWMALESLQTYRFTTKSDVWSFGVLLWELLTRGAPPYPHIDPFDLTHFLTQGRRLPQPEYCPNSLYQVMQRCWEADPAARPTFGALVGEVERIVSALLGDHYVKLPATYVNLGPGTSDEVNMLPEQPQSTPMHRSTWRPRPLSEPPRPT